A single window of Caldicellulosiruptor bescii DSM 6725 DNA harbors:
- a CDS encoding arginine repressor, whose product MKSERQQKILEIIQNEDIETQEELVERLKALGYDVTQATVSRDIKELRLTKVLTETGKYKYAVLSGPEANITEKLIKVFSESIVKYDTADNLVIIKTITGAAQGAAAAIDSLSWPEVVGTIAGDDTIFIATKGSAAADKIVERIKAIISQGE is encoded by the coding sequence ATGAAATCTGAGAGACAACAGAAGATTTTAGAAATAATTCAAAATGAAGATATAGAAACACAGGAAGAGCTTGTTGAAAGACTCAAGGCACTTGGATATGATGTGACACAGGCTACGGTCTCAAGAGATATAAAAGAGCTAAGACTTACCAAAGTTTTGACTGAAACAGGAAAGTACAAATATGCAGTTTTATCAGGTCCAGAAGCAAATATTACCGAAAAACTTATCAAGGTCTTTTCTGAGTCAATAGTCAAATATGACACTGCTGATAACTTGGTTATTATAAAGACAATTACAGGTGCTGCACAGGGTGCTGCTGCTGCCATTGATTCGTTGAGTTGGCCTGAGGTTGTGGGAACAATTGCAGGTGATGATACCATTTTCATAGCAACTAAAGGCAGTGCAGCAGCTGATAAGATAGTTGAGAGGATAAAAGCTATAATAAGCCAAGGTGAGTAG
- the recN gene encoding DNA repair protein RecN, translating to MLKRLLIENIAIIDRLDIEFDKGLTILTGETGAGKSIIIDSLSLLFGTKFKKEIIRTGCTKACVSAVFEIEKKSTIERLTQMGISLEDNYLIVSREVYSSGKNICRVNNQFVLLSTLREITKHIFEIHGQNETHLLNDKRIQLLYIDRFCGRELEELKAEYKDLYHDYQEKKRLYEQIITKEEERERQLDLLNYQINEIESVKPQIGEDTELEKRKEIIQNSWKLKHNSEKMLDTINNTIIDSLEMCIRLANENSRFDKEFEAISERLNNVYYEIEDISFSISKKSQSYELNKDEIEQIVDRLDKINRLKKKYGSTIEKILEYRKNLLEEREKIRSSSEQAFELKEYLSKTKERLEEISKKMSNIRRRKSEEFEKKVLEILSQLEMKNVSFYINFLERELYEEGIDEVEFLISTNVGQQLKPLSTIASGGELSRIMLAIKSIVAEKDDIELIIFDEIDSGLSGVVANRLAKLLKELSKKHQIICITHLPQVAAAADTHYYVYKEVKDNFTISNIKKLEGNEQLREIARMFSGENVTESSLLHAKQLKSQFI from the coding sequence ATGTTAAAAAGATTATTAATCGAAAATATTGCTATAATTGATAGACTTGACATTGAATTTGACAAAGGTCTGACTATACTAACAGGTGAAACTGGTGCAGGTAAATCTATTATCATTGATTCTTTATCTTTGCTTTTTGGAACAAAATTCAAAAAAGAAATTATAAGAACAGGATGTACAAAGGCCTGCGTATCTGCAGTTTTTGAAATCGAAAAAAAGAGTACTATTGAGAGATTGACTCAGATGGGAATTTCTCTTGAAGACAATTATTTGATTGTTAGTCGTGAAGTGTACAGCAGTGGCAAAAACATCTGCAGGGTTAACAATCAGTTTGTATTACTCTCAACATTAAGAGAAATAACTAAGCATATATTTGAAATTCATGGCCAGAATGAGACTCATCTTTTAAACGATAAAAGGATTCAACTTTTGTACATAGATAGGTTCTGTGGGAGAGAACTTGAAGAGTTAAAAGCTGAATATAAGGATTTGTACCATGATTACCAAGAGAAAAAAAGGCTTTATGAACAGATAATAACAAAAGAAGAAGAGCGGGAAAGACAACTTGATTTACTAAACTACCAAATAAATGAGATTGAAAGCGTAAAACCCCAAATAGGTGAGGATACAGAGCTTGAAAAAAGAAAAGAGATTATCCAAAACAGCTGGAAACTCAAGCACAACAGTGAAAAAATGCTTGATACTATCAATAATACAATTATAGACTCTCTTGAGATGTGTATCAGACTTGCTAACGAAAATTCAAGGTTTGACAAGGAATTTGAGGCAATATCTGAAAGACTGAACAACGTGTATTATGAAATAGAAGACATCTCATTTTCTATATCCAAAAAAAGCCAGAGCTACGAATTGAATAAAGATGAAATAGAACAAATAGTGGACAGACTTGATAAAATAAACAGATTAAAGAAGAAATATGGAAGCACAATCGAAAAGATACTGGAGTACAGAAAAAATTTATTAGAAGAGAGGGAAAAAATTAGGAGTAGTAGCGAACAAGCTTTTGAACTAAAAGAGTATTTGAGCAAAACTAAAGAAAGACTTGAGGAAATTTCTAAGAAGATGTCGAATATCAGGCGGAGAAAATCTGAGGAGTTTGAAAAAAAGGTATTAGAGATACTTTCCCAACTTGAAATGAAGAATGTAAGTTTTTATATTAATTTTCTTGAAAGAGAGCTTTACGAAGAAGGAATTGACGAAGTAGAATTTTTGATATCAACAAACGTTGGTCAGCAGCTAAAGCCACTTTCTACAATTGCTTCAGGCGGGGAACTTTCAAGAATAATGCTTGCAATAAAATCTATTGTGGCAGAAAAAGACGATATAGAGCTGATTATCTTTGATGAGATAGATAGCGGACTGAGTGGAGTTGTTGCCAACAGACTTGCAAAACTTTTAAAAGAACTATCAAAGAAACACCAAATTATATGTATTACGCATTTGCCCCAGGTTGCTGCTGCCGCAGATACACATTATTACGTATATAAAGAAGTTAAAGATAATTTTACAATCTCAAATATCAAAAAGCTTGAAGGGAATGAACAGTTAAGAGAGATTGCCAGAATGTTTTCTGGAGAAAATGTTACAGAAAGTTCTCTTCTTCATGCAAAGCAGTTAAAATCTCAGTTTATTTGA
- a CDS encoding histidine triad nucleotide-binding protein, with the protein MSECIFCKILNKEIQSEIVYEDELVCAFKDINPTAPVHILIVPKTHIENLNDVQQHHKELIGHVFVVAKELAKKFEIDEKGYRIVVNCGADGGQTIDHLHFHLLGGRKFSWPAG; encoded by the coding sequence ATGAGTGAATGTATCTTTTGTAAAATCTTAAATAAAGAAATTCAATCTGAGATTGTGTATGAAGACGAGCTTGTTTGTGCTTTTAAAGACATAAATCCCACTGCACCCGTGCACATCCTTATTGTTCCTAAGACACATATAGAAAATTTAAATGATGTACAGCAGCACCACAAAGAACTTATAGGTCATGTATTTGTTGTAGCAAAAGAATTGGCAAAAAAGTTTGAAATTGATGAAAAAGGATATAGAATTGTGGTAAACTGTGGAGCTGATGGTGGCCAGACTATTGACCATTTGCATTTTCACTTACTTGGCGGCAGAAAATTTTCCTGGCCAGCTGGTTAA
- the spoIVB gene encoding SpoIVB peptidase: protein MKKLAGGLFLFYILITTFLVIYLYITPDCLTCYSSDKAITIKTPIFVNVNLSPSNVQTRTQIKFLYRTNKIYIPKKHSSVLCELKIGTIPLKKVRISILESNKVWVSGKFIGIKLMTDGILVIGYSYVSNGSNSTSRVPAKEAGIQIGDKIVYVNGLKVKDCNQLFKIINSSGGKSLVFVIKRGQTYKQFKVKPLLSNEGVYKIGLWVRDGTSGIGTVTFVDTKRKVFGALGHGISDIDTGILLDVKEGQIYSAEIVDIRKNDKSEIGEVVGKINENCVVGDVIINTPYGIYGKIIQNGFWDSLQSIEIARLQDIHVGSAYILSEVSGNIEKFEIKIERILPLYRNSTKAFVIRITDKRLLQLTSGIVQGMSGSPIIQDNKLVGAITHVFLQEPERGYGVFIDNMLNITKYIK from the coding sequence TTGAAAAAACTGGCGGGTGGACTTTTTCTTTTCTATATTCTAATTACCACCTTTTTAGTCATCTATCTTTACATTACTCCTGATTGTCTTACTTGTTACAGCTCAGACAAAGCTATTACTATTAAAACTCCTATTTTTGTTAATGTTAATCTAAGTCCTTCAAATGTTCAAACCAGAACACAAATAAAATTTCTTTACAGAACAAATAAGATTTATATTCCAAAGAAGCATTCTTCAGTTTTATGCGAGCTAAAAATTGGTACAATACCGCTCAAAAAGGTAAGAATCTCTATTCTTGAATCAAACAAGGTCTGGGTTTCTGGGAAATTTATAGGAATCAAGCTTATGACAGATGGAATACTTGTTATAGGATATTCTTACGTAAGTAATGGTAGTAATTCAACTTCACGAGTTCCTGCAAAAGAAGCAGGTATCCAAATAGGTGATAAGATTGTATATGTAAATGGGCTGAAGGTAAAAGACTGCAATCAGCTTTTTAAAATCATAAACTCATCAGGTGGCAAGTCCTTAGTTTTTGTAATCAAAAGAGGACAAACCTATAAACAGTTCAAAGTAAAACCACTTCTAAGTAACGAAGGTGTATACAAAATAGGACTGTGGGTCAGGGATGGTACAAGTGGCATTGGAACAGTTACATTTGTAGATACCAAAAGAAAGGTTTTTGGTGCTCTTGGCCATGGTATATCAGACATAGACACAGGTATTCTTCTGGATGTGAAAGAGGGACAAATTTATTCAGCCGAAATAGTTGATATAAGAAAAAACGATAAAAGTGAGATTGGCGAAGTTGTTGGCAAAATCAATGAAAACTGTGTAGTTGGCGATGTGATTATTAATACTCCATACGGGATTTATGGTAAAATAATTCAAAATGGTTTTTGGGATAGCCTTCAAAGTATCGAGATTGCCCGACTTCAGGATATTCACGTAGGTAGTGCATATATTTTAAGTGAAGTTTCAGGGAATATTGAAAAGTTTGAAATAAAAATAGAAAGAATTTTGCCTCTTTATAGAAATTCGACAAAAGCATTTGTTATAAGGATTACTGATAAAAGACTTCTTCAGCTCACATCTGGAATTGTTCAAGGAATGAGTGGCTCTCCAATTATTCAGGATAATAAACTTGTCGGAGCTATTACTCATGTTTTTTTGCA
- a CDS encoding NAD(+)/NADH kinase: protein MEVGIFVNFQKERSSEILENIVSIFNQNGVNWLLVNEENKKTKNFDLLITIGGDGTLLNVVEKASKEATPVLAINCGRLGYLTEEVGDDIEKAIFNLLKKEYFIEERHIVEAKVKEKVFFALNDVCIVRNTFNIVDLCLYIDGVFAQEYRSDGIIVATATGSTAYSLSAGGPIVEPQLGVILVTPICPHSLSSRSLVLGSARTIKVENSSSENVQVVVDGRFVDELAPEEFVECKISQHNLKLIRLKQRNFYEILREKIKE from the coding sequence ATGGAAGTTGGAATTTTTGTAAATTTTCAAAAAGAACGTAGCAGTGAGATCTTAGAAAATATTGTATCCATTTTTAACCAGAACGGCGTTAATTGGCTACTGGTAAATGAAGAGAACAAAAAAACCAAAAATTTTGACCTCCTTATCACAATAGGAGGAGATGGCACACTTCTGAATGTGGTTGAAAAGGCCTCGAAAGAAGCAACACCAGTTCTTGCCATTAACTGTGGAAGGCTGGGGTATCTTACTGAAGAGGTAGGAGATGATATTGAAAAGGCAATTTTCAATCTGTTAAAAAAAGAGTATTTTATTGAAGAGAGACACATTGTTGAAGCAAAGGTAAAAGAGAAGGTTTTCTTTGCTCTGAACGATGTTTGTATTGTCAGAAATACTTTTAACATAGTGGACCTGTGTCTTTACATTGACGGTGTGTTTGCCCAGGAGTATAGAAGTGACGGTATTATAGTTGCAACAGCTACTGGGTCGACTGCATATTCACTTTCGGCAGGTGGACCTATAGTTGAGCCACAGCTGGGGGTGATTTTAGTCACCCCTATTTGTCCTCATTCTTTGAGTTCAAGAAGTCTTGTACTTGGCAGCGCAAGAACTATAAAAGTGGAAAATTCATCTTCTGAAAATGTTCAGGTAGTAGTAGATGGCAGATTTGTAGATGAGCTTGCGCCAGAAGAATTTGTTGAATGTAAGATTTCTCAACACAATTTAAAACTTATAAGGCTTAAGCAAAGGAACTTTTATGAAATTCTTAGAGAAAAAATAAAAGAGTAA